In the Actinomycetes bacterium genome, one interval contains:
- a CDS encoding Xaa-Pro peptidase family protein yields MPETSETSIGAADYAARLRAAATTAGHSGLAALLVSPGPDLRYLTGYDAVALERLTCLVLPADGDPVLVVPELELPAARAAGTADLGIELLPWPETANPYSLIADRLGAVPAVGVDNHMWAEKSLRFAEAMPATSQRLAGPVLTTLRSVKSVAEIAQLTRAGAAIDSVHAQLAEWLRPGRTEREIGADIADAIIQAGHDRVDFVIVASGPNGASPHHEVSDRVVEPGDPVVVDIGGTLPSGYCSDSTRTYCLGQPPAEFAAYYQVLQEAQATAVAAVRPGIACQDIDTVARSIISDAGYADYFIHRTGHGIGLQTHEDPYIVEGNTDLMEVGHAFSVEPGIYLSDQHGARIEDIVVCGEDGPVLMNNRPRELGVIE; encoded by the coding sequence ATGCCAGAAACCAGCGAGACCAGTATCGGAGCCGCCGACTACGCCGCCCGGTTACGAGCAGCGGCGACAACTGCCGGACATTCAGGTTTGGCAGCGCTGTTGGTATCACCCGGACCGGATCTGCGGTACCTCACCGGCTACGACGCTGTGGCCTTGGAACGGCTCACCTGCCTGGTGCTCCCTGCAGATGGCGATCCGGTGCTGGTGGTCCCGGAACTGGAACTCCCCGCAGCACGGGCAGCCGGAACTGCTGACCTCGGTATCGAACTGCTGCCTTGGCCGGAGACTGCTAATCCTTATTCCCTCATCGCGGATCGTCTCGGGGCGGTGCCGGCCGTGGGAGTGGACAATCACATGTGGGCGGAGAAGTCGCTGCGGTTCGCCGAAGCCATGCCCGCTACCTCACAGCGACTGGCTGGCCCAGTGCTCACCACGCTTCGGTCGGTCAAGAGCGTCGCTGAGATTGCCCAGTTGACTCGTGCTGGAGCCGCCATCGACTCCGTTCATGCGCAGCTGGCCGAGTGGCTGCGACCCGGACGCACCGAACGGGAGATTGGTGCAGACATTGCGGATGCCATCATTCAGGCCGGTCATGACCGAGTGGACTTCGTGATCGTCGCGTCAGGACCGAACGGCGCAAGTCCGCATCATGAGGTGAGCGACCGAGTGGTCGAACCCGGTGATCCGGTGGTGGTGGACATTGGCGGCACATTGCCCAGTGGCTATTGCAGCGACTCCACTCGTACTTACTGCCTCGGGCAACCACCGGCGGAGTTCGCCGCCTACTACCAGGTGTTGCAAGAGGCGCAAGCCACAGCAGTGGCTGCCGTTCGGCCGGGCATCGCCTGTCAGGACATTGACACGGTTGCGCGGTCCATCATTAGTGACGCCGGTTACGCCGACTACTTCATCCATCGCACCGGACACGGCATTGGCCTGCAGACCCACGAAGACCCGTACATTGTGGAGGGCAACACCGACCTGATGGAGGTGGGTCACGCGTTCTCAGTGGAGCCAGGAATCTACCTATCCGACCAGCACGGCGCTCGAATCGAGGACATTGTGGTGTGCGGGGAAGATGGGCCGGTACTCATGAACAATCGCCCTCGTGAACTGGGCGTGATCGAGTGA
- a CDS encoding 5'-3' exonuclease, producing MLLDSASLYYRAFYGVPDRFAAVDGTPTNAIRGFIDMVAQLIERFSPDEMVACWDDDWRPQFRVELVPSYKAHRVAQEVDPNTAEGSDSSGDDDIEEMPDALSVQEPVIADVLTAVGIPVVGATGFEADDVIAQLARDHVGGVDVVTGDRDLFQLVDDSRGVRVLYTARGLAKLGLVDATWVENKYGVTPQHYADFALLRGDASDGLPGVSGVGEKTAARLVNEYGSIAAIGKAADDPDSGLSKRIRANLLAAGDYLQRADPVVRLDHVVVVPPGPYPLPHEPQQAAALTQLAAEYRIERQIKRLTQALAD from the coding sequence ATGCTGCTCGATAGTGCTTCGTTGTATTACCGCGCCTTCTACGGTGTCCCGGATCGCTTCGCTGCGGTGGACGGCACCCCCACCAACGCCATCCGAGGCTTTATCGACATGGTGGCGCAACTCATCGAGCGCTTCTCCCCCGATGAAATGGTGGCCTGTTGGGATGACGATTGGCGGCCACAGTTTCGGGTCGAGCTGGTGCCCTCCTATAAAGCGCATCGCGTGGCGCAGGAAGTGGACCCCAACACCGCTGAGGGCAGTGACTCGTCCGGTGACGACGACATCGAAGAAATGCCAGATGCGTTGTCGGTGCAGGAACCGGTGATTGCCGATGTTCTGACTGCGGTGGGCATCCCCGTGGTGGGCGCAACCGGGTTTGAGGCGGATGACGTCATCGCCCAGCTAGCCCGGGATCATGTAGGTGGCGTGGATGTCGTCACTGGTGATCGGGATCTTTTCCAACTTGTTGATGATTCCCGCGGCGTGCGGGTGCTTTACACCGCCCGCGGTCTAGCGAAGTTGGGGCTGGTGGACGCGACGTGGGTGGAGAACAAATACGGTGTCACGCCTCAGCACTATGCAGACTTCGCTCTGCTGCGCGGAGACGCCAGCGACGGCTTGCCGGGTGTATCGGGTGTGGGAGAAAAGACGGCGGCGCGACTGGTCAACGAATATGGGTCGATCGCTGCCATCGGCAAAGCCGCCGATGACCCCGATAGTGGTTTGAGTAAACGGATCCGAGCAAACCTGCTGGCGGCTGGCGACTACTTGCAGCGTGCCGATCCCGTGGTGCGGTTGGACCATGTAGTGGTCGTGCCCCCAGGTCCTTACCCACTGCCGCATGAGCCGCAGCAGGCAGCAGCCCTCACCCAGCTGGCCGCTGAATACCGCATCGAGCGGCAAATCAAGCGGCTGACACAAGCACTCGCCGATTAA
- a CDS encoding choice-of-anchor D domain-containing protein — translation MSSYPGQGLPWLVSNEGFPGEDFSNDNVSAVSAGGTHACLVQQGNAWCLGSNYTGQVGHGSVGNNAEPLAPVVARPGDSSRLSGVTAINAGESQGGESNQRAHTCAITGEPPNAQTYCWGNNSSGQLGDGKFDAGGVGVPVKVNVPVVSSLPNGDVASVSAGVEHTCAVTQAGAAYCWGNGYDGALGTGKSGKVASPVPVAEPEGGVQGLSPTRQISAGVDFTCAVGTSAGAFCFGLNNQGQLGIGTAEGPENSAKICQNTARGEEPVCSLWPLAVSGQLRVFPSPVVLPDTKTGDATTADVRLRASFLAESVDVKVDIPKGDKEGFAYSPSSGCATTGNIVAFTEVNCLGQIDFSPQKLGQYSATMRLTPLEYPYADAEFLISGLATGDSSGAVVSGDPVDFGDVSTFTAKKNQAIITNIGDSPLRVAGVKIANDPDDEFAAPKSGNRCLGKTIQPGDSCKIAVQFFPRHLDTSVALLKLQSNAQGKATIGLTGVGVATDSSGVSLGKVRKLNAPSKKTKSKRALVKWKRPKTQLPVTSYQTRTKKCIKKSAGGWNCKKPSWSKWRDKDPRPNVNGWISRDYRKLTPQTRYKVQVRALSNDIRGKKSAIPVTTTKTGVPTRPGNG, via the coding sequence ATGTCGAGCTATCCGGGTCAGGGACTGCCGTGGCTGGTGAGCAATGAAGGCTTCCCGGGGGAGGACTTCAGTAATGACAACGTCTCCGCTGTGTCGGCGGGTGGCACTCACGCATGCCTGGTCCAGCAGGGCAACGCCTGGTGCTTGGGTTCAAACTACACGGGACAAGTAGGGCACGGAAGCGTAGGTAACAATGCAGAGCCGCTCGCACCGGTGGTTGCCAGACCCGGTGACAGTTCGCGACTAAGCGGCGTCACCGCCATTAATGCCGGTGAATCCCAAGGGGGGGAATCCAATCAACGCGCTCATACTTGCGCCATCACAGGTGAACCACCTAATGCGCAGACGTACTGCTGGGGAAATAATTCCTCCGGGCAACTAGGGGACGGCAAGTTCGATGCGGGGGGTGTGGGAGTGCCAGTAAAGGTCAATGTTCCGGTCGTATCCAGTTTACCCAACGGGGATGTCGCATCCGTTTCTGCAGGCGTGGAACATACCTGCGCAGTGACACAGGCCGGAGCCGCTTACTGCTGGGGTAACGGCTACGACGGAGCGCTGGGAACGGGTAAATCCGGCAAAGTTGCGTCTCCTGTCCCGGTCGCTGAACCCGAAGGTGGTGTGCAGGGGCTGAGTCCTACTCGACAAATCTCCGCCGGGGTGGACTTTACCTGTGCAGTGGGAACTTCTGCTGGCGCTTTTTGTTTCGGGCTTAATAATCAGGGCCAGTTAGGAATCGGAACAGCCGAGGGGCCGGAAAACTCAGCGAAGATCTGCCAGAACACAGCGCGAGGTGAAGAGCCGGTGTGTTCGCTATGGCCGTTGGCTGTTTCCGGGCAACTGCGAGTCTTCCCGTCACCGGTGGTGCTGCCAGATACCAAGACCGGCGATGCAACCACCGCGGACGTCCGGCTACGAGCATCGTTCTTGGCGGAGTCTGTTGATGTGAAAGTAGACATTCCCAAGGGCGACAAAGAGGGCTTCGCCTACTCACCTTCATCTGGCTGTGCCACGACCGGCAATATCGTGGCTTTCACGGAGGTCAACTGCCTCGGTCAAATCGATTTCTCGCCACAAAAATTGGGTCAATACTCCGCAACGATGCGACTTACGCCGCTTGAGTATCCCTACGCTGATGCTGAATTCTTGATCTCGGGACTAGCTACCGGAGACTCTTCGGGCGCCGTTGTCTCCGGTGATCCCGTCGACTTCGGAGATGTGTCGACTTTCACCGCCAAGAAGAATCAGGCCATAATCACGAACATCGGTGATTCTCCGTTGCGGGTCGCCGGAGTGAAAATCGCCAACGACCCGGACGATGAGTTCGCTGCACCCAAATCGGGAAATAGATGCTTAGGCAAAACCATCCAGCCTGGGGACTCCTGCAAGATTGCGGTTCAGTTCTTCCCACGGCACCTAGATACCTCGGTGGCCTTGCTGAAATTGCAGTCAAACGCCCAAGGCAAGGCAACCATCGGTCTCACCGGTGTGGGAGTGGCGACCGACAGCAGTGGGGTCAGTTTGGGGAAAGTCCGCAAACTCAACGCTCCCAGCAAGAAGACGAAGTCTAAGCGAGCGTTGGTGAAGTGGAAACGGCCAAAAACCCAGTTGCCCGTTACGAGTTACCAGACCCGGACCAAGAAGTGCATCAAAAAGAGCGCCGGCGGCTGGAACTGCAAGAAGCCGAGCTGGTCAAAATGGCGCGATAAGGATCCTCGTCCGAACGTGAACGGCTGGATCTCACGCGACTACCGCAAACTCACGCCACAAACCCGCTACAAGGTTCAGGTCAGAGCGTTGTCTAACGACATCCGGGGCAAGAAGTCCGCAATCCCGGTGACGACGACCAAAACGGGAGTACCTACCCGACCAGGCAACGGTTAA
- a CDS encoding choice-of-anchor D domain-containing protein: MKLSTRSTWFQIWALAAAAVLGMALVMSMAPASAKATVSDSHTTADSTDRISAASTGVAADITVGSNFACGATQVGHVSCWGNNQYGQLGNDQSGNVESYPVRVKGGAQGGKWLTGVTQLAAGGDHMCALANNELFCWGRNQRGQLGTGSQQNAAEPEQVNLANVTSVAAGLKNTCAIAGGNAYCWGDNLYGQVGVNQTPAGSPANCSSTGSALSCAKTPQQIELLGVAQISVGHQTVCAIAASKVYCWGSNTNGALGCGESQGTSFRPAQVCAPGKGTGSLSEAGTPSAVAVGWDYGCAVVNGSVFCWGNNTFGELGIGDQRENDQSNIAIPPTQVLAGEQSRSQFLTGASTIATSDSNKAHTCAQTNTGMFCWGDSKTGELGNGTTSTSFTPVAVLPGEEGFGAGGGTIAISVGAANTCAINDESMPYCWGSNQLGQLGKGGFAVENCGTTRQPVPCATTARLVEGQLSVSPSSVDFGKVKPGTKHQEDVKVRSSFLYEVIAKATLTEFHEGDRTVFGWEGCEPRTAQGSVVNADQGCTGIASFAPDKAGEYGFKTLIETQVNSGTTKPPLGLSVGPKTAEFTGTGEAECVGTCGPVLAAKPNPVDFGTVAVGDVKTAKTTLSNIGDEPLTIDKIKVKDVQKEFDIKDASLCKTTLAPGKKCQISVRFFPRVAGPAAGLLVITSNSDRGEDSVALAGEGNLVITPDKDGDLAPPGKVRKLKAPSKQLTCRSATITWQEPKDSGSAPVNGYQTRIKKNGDWKKWKSLDWVPDKDGNLSYTYKNLKPNTNYKVQVRAESIAGTGKRKTTTFTTPRCSVPIKPGNG, from the coding sequence GTGAAACTGAGCACTCGATCCACCTGGTTTCAAATATGGGCCCTTGCTGCCGCTGCGGTCCTCGGTATGGCACTGGTGATGTCTATGGCGCCCGCGTCTGCCAAAGCGACAGTTAGCGATAGTCACACCACCGCTGACAGCACCGACAGGATCTCGGCTGCAAGTACTGGAGTTGCGGCTGATATCACGGTCGGTTCTAACTTTGCCTGCGGGGCCACACAGGTGGGGCATGTCTCCTGCTGGGGAAACAACCAGTACGGGCAACTGGGCAACGATCAATCCGGCAACGTTGAGTCGTATCCGGTACGCGTGAAAGGTGGCGCACAAGGAGGCAAATGGCTGACGGGCGTGACCCAACTGGCCGCCGGCGGCGACCACATGTGCGCGCTAGCCAACAACGAACTGTTCTGCTGGGGCCGCAACCAACGCGGCCAGTTAGGCACTGGCTCACAGCAGAACGCAGCGGAACCCGAACAGGTGAATCTGGCCAATGTGACATCCGTTGCGGCGGGCCTAAAGAATACTTGCGCTATAGCGGGTGGCAACGCGTACTGCTGGGGCGACAACCTCTACGGTCAGGTAGGAGTGAATCAAACACCAGCTGGCAGCCCTGCAAATTGCAGTTCCACCGGGTCAGCGCTGTCATGTGCCAAAACTCCCCAGCAGATCGAACTGCTTGGGGTAGCCCAGATCTCGGTCGGTCACCAGACTGTCTGCGCTATAGCGGCGAGTAAAGTCTACTGCTGGGGAAGTAACACTAATGGCGCTCTGGGATGTGGGGAATCTCAGGGAACGTCGTTTAGACCGGCACAGGTGTGCGCTCCAGGCAAGGGAACAGGTTCACTATCGGAAGCCGGAACTCCAAGTGCGGTCGCCGTTGGTTGGGACTACGGGTGTGCGGTAGTCAACGGTTCAGTCTTCTGCTGGGGAAACAACACTTTTGGGGAACTCGGCATCGGAGACCAGAGAGAGAACGACCAATCGAACATAGCCATCCCACCCACCCAAGTTTTAGCCGGCGAGCAATCTAGGTCACAGTTCCTAACCGGGGCTTCCACCATCGCGACATCTGACTCCAACAAAGCGCACACCTGCGCCCAGACCAACACCGGCATGTTCTGCTGGGGTGATTCCAAGACTGGCGAGTTGGGCAACGGCACAACGTCTACGTCATTCACGCCTGTCGCAGTGCTCCCGGGTGAAGAGGGGTTTGGTGCTGGTGGGGGGACTATTGCGATTTCGGTGGGCGCGGCAAACACGTGCGCTATCAATGATGAGTCGATGCCGTACTGCTGGGGCAGCAACCAACTGGGACAACTGGGCAAGGGTGGTTTCGCTGTCGAGAACTGCGGAACCACCCGGCAGCCTGTTCCCTGTGCCACGACGGCACGGTTGGTAGAAGGCCAGTTATCGGTGTCACCGTCGTCGGTCGACTTCGGGAAAGTGAAACCCGGCACGAAGCACCAGGAAGACGTGAAGGTGCGGTCATCCTTCCTCTACGAGGTAATCGCGAAGGCGACCCTCACTGAATTCCACGAGGGCGATCGGACCGTATTCGGCTGGGAGGGCTGCGAACCGCGCACGGCGCAGGGAAGTGTTGTGAATGCTGATCAAGGCTGTACTGGGATAGCCTCTTTTGCGCCTGATAAGGCTGGCGAATACGGCTTCAAGACGTTGATCGAGACACAGGTCAACAGCGGCACGACTAAGCCACCGCTGGGACTGTCGGTCGGGCCGAAGACGGCGGAATTCACCGGCACTGGTGAGGCTGAATGCGTAGGTACATGTGGGCCGGTTCTGGCGGCGAAGCCTAACCCTGTGGACTTCGGCACCGTTGCTGTGGGCGACGTGAAAACTGCCAAGACCACACTGTCAAACATCGGCGATGAGCCACTCACGATCGACAAGATCAAGGTTAAAGACGTTCAGAAAGAGTTCGACATCAAAGACGCTTCCCTGTGTAAGACCACACTTGCACCGGGAAAGAAATGCCAGATCTCGGTCCGGTTCTTCCCCCGGGTGGCCGGACCCGCTGCCGGCTTGCTGGTCATCACCTCTAACAGTGACCGTGGCGAAGACTCAGTAGCTTTGGCCGGCGAAGGAAACCTCGTTATCACCCCCGACAAAGACGGTGACCTGGCTCCACCCGGCAAAGTGCGCAAACTCAAGGCACCCAGCAAGCAACTGACATGCCGGTCCGCCACCATCACCTGGCAAGAACCCAAAGACTCAGGCAGCGCCCCCGTCAACGGCTACCAAACCCGCATCAAGAAGAACGGTGACTGGAAGAAGTGGAAGAGCCTCGACTGGGTACCTGACAAGGACGGCAACCTCAGCTACACCTACAAGAACCTCAAACCCAATACCAATTACAAGGTACAAGTACGCGCGGAGTCCATCGCTGGCACCGGAAAACGCAAAACAACGACATTCACCACACCCCGATGCAGCGTGCCCATCAAACCCGGCAACGGCTAA
- a CDS encoding DEAD/DEAH box helicase, translating into MVSPAERFAAAKKRASNPVLNEFLRYYSFPLDPFQLAACAALQQDRGVLVAAPTGAGKTVVGEFAVHLALEAGKSCFYTTPIKALSNQKYNDLADRYGHDRVGLLTGDNSINSDAPIVVMTTEVLRNMIYARSRSLLDLAHVVMDEVHYLADRSRGAVWEEVLINLPDSVVVTALSATVSNAEEFGHWLGLVRGSTDVIVEEYRPVPLWQQVLAGQHLHDLFVDADQAKVNPELLHKAAEEAKFERSSRGSHRAKGRHGRGRPGGRGNDRVSRPGAVRRLDQGGLLPAIYFIFSRAGCDAAVEQCLRAGVQLTDDDERDAIRDYAEWACGRVDPADLSALNYESWLYALERGIAAHHAGLVPVFKEVVEALFQRGLVKCVFATETLALGINMPARSVVLERLVKWNGEAHVDLTPGEYTQLTGRAGRRGIDVEGHAVVAWHRGLDPRMLAGLASTRTYPLRSSFRPSYNMAVNLVATTGRDRAGALLESSFAQYQSDSAVVDIAAEARRNEEAMAGYQEAMECHLGEFSEYAALRDQLKALERDGDRQNRARRRQQTEASLRELRRGEIVRVARGRRSGPVVIVETASADAETDPRVVAVDLDRRTRRLGLGDFPQGVAVLGRVRVPKSFNSRSANSRSQVAQSLREVARDLPDKRAEASGGDDELGAQIDDLRRQLRQHPCHGCDDRERHARWGERYHKLRRRTEKLQQRIDSRTNTIARQFDRICGLLTGLGYLDDSGQQVTDSGRMLARIYGDTDLVVAESLRQESWVGMKPETLACLCAALVYESRGRDDGSKPRLPGGEAGEALDRLVDTWERLAALESDHKLQTLPAADLGLCWPMFRWARGHALDSILWESDLTAGDFVRWSKQVIDLLGQIMQAQPGSAVADAAKTAAGLVDRGVVAYSGVRE; encoded by the coding sequence ATGGTTAGCCCCGCGGAGCGATTCGCGGCCGCGAAAAAGCGTGCCAGCAACCCAGTACTCAACGAGTTTCTGCGCTACTACTCGTTTCCGCTAGATCCCTTTCAACTCGCGGCTTGCGCTGCCCTGCAACAAGACCGCGGCGTACTCGTTGCGGCACCAACCGGAGCCGGTAAAACCGTGGTGGGGGAGTTCGCGGTCCATCTGGCGTTGGAAGCCGGTAAGTCCTGCTTCTACACCACCCCCATCAAGGCGCTTTCTAACCAGAAGTACAACGATCTCGCCGATCGCTACGGCCATGACCGGGTCGGCCTATTAACCGGGGACAACTCGATCAACTCCGATGCTCCGATAGTGGTAATGACCACCGAAGTGCTACGCAACATGATCTATGCCCGCAGCCGCTCATTGCTGGATCTAGCGCATGTGGTGATGGACGAAGTGCATTACCTCGCGGATCGCTCCCGGGGTGCCGTGTGGGAGGAGGTGCTCATCAATCTGCCGGACAGTGTGGTGGTCACCGCACTGTCGGCCACGGTCAGTAACGCCGAAGAGTTCGGTCATTGGCTGGGGCTAGTCCGGGGCAGCACTGACGTGATCGTAGAGGAATATCGGCCAGTGCCACTGTGGCAGCAAGTACTCGCGGGCCAGCACTTGCACGATCTGTTCGTGGACGCCGACCAGGCGAAGGTGAATCCGGAACTGTTGCACAAGGCGGCGGAGGAGGCAAAGTTTGAGCGTTCCTCGCGCGGTTCCCATCGTGCCAAAGGCCGACACGGTCGCGGACGACCAGGTGGTCGGGGCAACGACCGGGTGTCTCGCCCAGGGGCGGTACGTCGCCTCGACCAGGGCGGACTGCTGCCAGCCATCTACTTCATCTTCAGCCGAGCCGGCTGCGACGCCGCAGTAGAGCAGTGCCTGCGTGCCGGGGTGCAACTCACCGACGACGATGAGCGCGACGCAATCCGCGACTACGCCGAATGGGCCTGTGGCCGAGTAGATCCAGCAGACCTATCTGCGTTGAACTACGAGTCGTGGCTCTACGCGCTAGAACGCGGCATCGCCGCCCACCACGCCGGCCTGGTACCCGTGTTCAAGGAAGTAGTCGAGGCACTGTTCCAACGGGGACTGGTCAAATGTGTGTTCGCCACCGAGACCTTGGCACTCGGCATCAATATGCCGGCTCGCTCCGTCGTACTGGAGCGATTGGTGAAGTGGAACGGGGAAGCGCACGTTGATCTGACACCGGGGGAGTACACCCAACTCACCGGTCGAGCGGGACGACGCGGCATCGATGTGGAAGGTCACGCGGTCGTGGCCTGGCACCGTGGCCTAGATCCGCGCATGCTCGCGGGTCTAGCGAGTACCCGCACCTATCCATTACGTTCCAGTTTCCGACCCTCCTACAACATGGCGGTCAACCTGGTGGCCACCACCGGCCGCGACCGCGCCGGCGCCTTGTTGGAAAGTTCGTTTGCGCAATACCAATCGGATTCCGCCGTAGTGGACATCGCAGCAGAAGCGCGCCGCAATGAGGAGGCGATGGCGGGCTATCAGGAAGCCATGGAGTGCCACCTGGGGGAGTTTTCCGAATACGCAGCTCTCCGCGATCAACTCAAAGCTCTAGAACGAGATGGCGACCGCCAGAACCGGGCCCGTCGTCGGCAACAGACTGAAGCGTCATTGCGGGAATTGCGTCGCGGTGAGATTGTCCGGGTGGCACGAGGGCGGCGCTCCGGACCAGTAGTCATCGTGGAAACTGCTTCTGCGGATGCCGAAACCGATCCTCGGGTGGTGGCAGTCGACCTAGATCGGCGCACTCGACGACTGGGGCTGGGTGACTTCCCGCAAGGCGTGGCGGTGTTGGGCCGGGTGCGGGTCCCCAAATCGTTCAACTCCCGATCGGCCAACAGCCGCAGTCAGGTGGCGCAGTCACTGCGGGAGGTAGCCCGAGACTTGCCAGATAAACGCGCCGAAGCCAGCGGTGGCGACGACGAACTCGGAGCGCAGATCGACGATCTACGTCGGCAACTGCGCCAGCATCCCTGCCACGGCTGTGACGATCGGGAACGTCATGCCCGCTGGGGGGAGCGCTACCACAAGCTACGCCGACGAACCGAGAAACTGCAGCAGCGCATCGACTCCCGCACCAACACCATCGCGCGGCAGTTCGACCGAATCTGCGGCTTGCTGACTGGTCTGGGGTATCTCGACGATTCCGGTCAGCAAGTTACCGACTCGGGTCGGATGCTGGCCCGGATCTACGGTGACACCGATCTCGTGGTCGCGGAATCCCTACGGCAAGAGTCGTGGGTCGGCATGAAGCCAGAAACGTTGGCCTGCCTGTGCGCTGCGCTGGTGTATGAATCGCGTGGCCGGGATGACGGCAGTAAGCCGCGACTCCCCGGCGGTGAAGCGGGCGAAGCGCTGGACCGGTTAGTCGATACCTGGGAGCGGCTGGCAGCGCTGGAAAGTGACCACAAATTGCAGACACTGCCCGCAGCCGATCTCGGATTGTGTTGGCCGATGTTTCGTTGGGCTCGCGGACATGCGCTGGATAGCATCCTGTGGGAGTCGGACCTCACTGCTGGTGATTTTGTGCGCTGGTCTAAACAAGTAATCGATCTGTTAGGTCAGATCATGCAGGCACAACCCGGTAGCGCCGTCGCCGATGCCGCAAAGACCGCCGCTGGTTTGGTAGATCGAGGAGTGGTCGCCTACTCCGGCGTGCGGGAATAG
- a CDS encoding YegS/Rv2252/BmrU family lipid kinase, whose product MTKKIAVLINPTSGKGRGGREAIELALQLRSHGIDSNFLVGTTADEALELTRRAVADGVDAVIAAGGDGTVNLALQAIVGTGTPLAIAPLGTGNDNAAALGIPKGDLASVADAVAEQRVRTIDAGHVTTADGSQRWFMGVLSSGFDSCVNETANKMTWPKGEARYFLGIVKELRTFKPLPYRVTIDGKEINEAGMLVAVGNGISYGGGMKVCEGAKLDDGLFTVTWLHDVKKIDFLRVFPRVYKGTHITHPSVTQYTGRTITLDAPDQIVYADGERIGPLPAEVTMHPGVLKVIVPPDSP is encoded by the coding sequence ATGACCAAGAAGATCGCCGTGTTGATCAATCCCACCAGCGGCAAGGGCCGAGGTGGCCGAGAAGCCATCGAACTCGCCCTGCAGCTGCGTAGCCACGGCATTGATTCCAACTTCCTCGTCGGAACTACAGCGGACGAAGCCCTAGAACTAACTCGGCGGGCGGTAGCCGACGGCGTGGATGCAGTCATCGCCGCTGGCGGCGACGGCACCGTCAACCTGGCGTTGCAGGCAATCGTAGGCACCGGCACACCGCTGGCGATCGCCCCGCTGGGTACCGGTAACGACAATGCTGCGGCCCTCGGCATTCCCAAGGGCGATCTCGCGAGTGTGGCTGATGCTGTGGCCGAACAGCGGGTACGCACTATCGATGCAGGTCACGTCACCACCGCTGACGGTAGTCAGCGCTGGTTTATGGGGGTGCTGTCGAGTGGCTTCGACAGTTGCGTCAACGAAACCGCCAACAAAATGACCTGGCCTAAAGGTGAAGCCCGCTACTTTCTGGGCATTGTGAAAGAACTGCGCACCTTCAAACCACTGCCGTATCGGGTGACGATTGACGGCAAGGAAATCAACGAGGCCGGAATGTTGGTAGCGGTAGGTAACGGCATTTCCTACGGGGGCGGTATGAAGGTCTGTGAGGGCGCGAAACTCGATGACGGCCTATTCACCGTGACCTGGCTGCATGATGTGAAAAAGATCGACTTCTTGCGGGTTTTCCCTCGGGTCTATAAAGGTACCCACATCACCCACCCCTCTGTCACGCAATACACCGGCCGCACCATCACGTTGGATGCCCCGGATCAGATTGTGTACGCCGACGGTGAGCGAATCGGGCCACTTCCCGCTGAAGTGACCATGCACCCTGGCGTGCTCAAGGTGATCGTGCCACCCGATAGCCCGTAG